A window of Terriglobus sp. RCC_193 contains these coding sequences:
- the prmC gene encoding peptide chain release factor N(5)-glutamine methyltransferase — protein sequence MAQELQPHEPLKIKGCTVADALRFGTMRLSMRDDLRENAARDAQQILGIATGLTRAQMLAQPDRPLKEEEAGSFQGMLAQRRHAVPIQHLRGSQEFFGRDFTVSPDVLIPRPETEHIIEEVLRLYPDRNAPLKIADVGTGSGILAVTLALEYPQSLIAALDISSDALAVAQDNAARLGTLNRTRILQSDLLAAVTGETFDLIVSNPPYVPLTEKDTLHAQVREYEPHLALFGGNDGHDVLRSLIPQAKDALSPGGWLLLETAGRSAIADELLSSWQKVYWVRDLQGIERIAVAQR from the coding sequence ATGGCGCAGGAACTGCAGCCGCACGAACCGCTGAAGATCAAGGGCTGCACCGTGGCCGATGCGCTGCGCTTCGGCACCATGCGCCTGTCCATGCGCGATGATCTGCGTGAAAACGCCGCGCGCGATGCGCAGCAGATTCTTGGGATCGCCACCGGCCTGACGCGCGCACAGATGCTCGCGCAGCCAGATCGCCCGCTGAAGGAAGAGGAAGCAGGTTCGTTTCAGGGAATGCTGGCACAGCGGCGCCATGCCGTGCCGATTCAACATCTGCGCGGCTCGCAGGAGTTCTTCGGGCGTGACTTCACCGTCTCTCCTGACGTGCTGATTCCGCGGCCGGAGACGGAACACATCATCGAAGAAGTTCTACGTCTCTACCCGGATCGCAATGCTCCGCTGAAGATTGCAGATGTGGGCACAGGCAGCGGCATTCTGGCTGTGACACTGGCGCTGGAATATCCGCAAAGCCTTATCGCTGCGCTGGATATCTCGTCGGACGCGCTGGCAGTGGCGCAGGACAATGCCGCTCGGCTGGGCACACTGAACCGTACACGGATTCTGCAGTCGGACCTGCTGGCTGCGGTCACAGGCGAGACGTTTGATCTGATCGTGTCGAACCCGCCGTATGTTCCGCTCACCGAAAAAGACACGCTGCATGCGCAGGTACGCGAGTATGAGCCGCACCTGGCACTCTTCGGCGGCAACGATGGACACGATGTTTTGCGCAGTCTGATTCCGCAGGCAAAGGATGCACTGTCGCCCGGCGGATGGCTGCTACTGGAGACAGCCGGCCGTAGCGCAATTGCAGACGAACTTCTGAGCAGCTGGCAGAAAGTGTACTGGGTGCGCGATCTGCAAGGGATTGAACGCATCGCTGTAGCTCAGCGTTAA
- the prfA gene encoding peptide chain release factor 1 translates to MFDRLEQLEDRFKELEKALADPSLVTDQQRFQKTAKQHRDMEPVIDRFREYKQVRDGIADAKLMLAEDDADIRAMAQEELSTLEGRLPEIEEQLKIMLLPKDPNDEKNVVLEIRAATGGDEASLFAAEVFRMYLRYAELHRWKVEVLSETESTVGGLKEVTALIEGDRVYSSLKYESGVHRVQRVPATETQGRVHTSAITVAVLPEAEEVDVKIEQKDLRIDTFCSSGPGGQSVNTTYSAIRITHLPTNTVVSCQDEKSQIKNREKAMRVLRSRLYEVEMEKQHQAQASARKSQVGSGDRSEKIRTYNFPQNRLTDHRIGLTLHQLEYVMEGKLQPIVDALIAHDTSERLKAEAEVAA, encoded by the coding sequence ATGTTTGACCGCCTGGAACAGCTGGAAGACCGCTTTAAAGAGCTGGAAAAAGCACTCGCAGACCCCTCGCTGGTCACCGATCAGCAGCGCTTTCAGAAGACCGCCAAGCAGCACCGCGACATGGAACCCGTGATTGATCGCTTCCGTGAATACAAGCAGGTGCGCGACGGTATTGCCGATGCAAAGCTGATGCTGGCCGAGGACGATGCCGACATCAGGGCCATGGCGCAGGAAGAACTCTCCACGCTGGAAGGCCGCCTGCCGGAGATTGAAGAGCAGCTCAAGATCATGTTGCTGCCCAAGGACCCGAACGACGAAAAGAACGTCGTGCTGGAAATCCGCGCGGCGACCGGCGGCGACGAGGCTTCGCTCTTTGCCGCGGAGGTTTTTCGCATGTACCTGCGTTACGCGGAACTGCATCGCTGGAAGGTGGAAGTGCTCAGCGAAACAGAATCTACCGTCGGCGGCTTGAAGGAAGTTACGGCACTGATCGAAGGTGACCGCGTCTACTCTTCGCTGAAATATGAGAGCGGCGTGCATCGCGTACAGCGCGTTCCCGCCACGGAGACGCAGGGCCGCGTGCATACCAGCGCCATCACGGTTGCCGTGCTGCCGGAAGCGGAAGAAGTCGACGTGAAGATAGAGCAGAAGGACCTTCGCATTGACACCTTCTGCTCCTCCGGCCCCGGTGGACAGAGCGTGAACACCACGTACTCCGCCATCCGCATCACGCATCTGCCGACCAATACCGTCGTAAGCTGCCAGGACGAAAAATCGCAGATCAAAAACCGTGAAAAAGCCATGCGTGTTCTGCGTTCGCGCCTGTATGAGGTGGAGATGGAGAAGCAGCACCAGGCACAGGCCAGTGCACGTAAATCGCAGGTGGGCAGCGGTGACCGCAGCGAAAAGATCCGTACCTACAATTTCCCGCAGAACCGTCTCACCGATCACCGCATCGGCCTGACGCTGCACCAGTTGGAATACGTGATGGAAGGCAAGCTGCAGCCCATTGTGGACGCGCTTATCGCGCACGACACCAGCGAACGCCTGAAGGCGGAAGCCGAGGTTGCTGCTTAA
- the iscX gene encoding Fe-S cluster assembly protein IscX: MPFEFGWENAEEIGIQLQERFPDTDPLSVRFTDMHKMITELPGFTGDPAKSNEGILEAIQMAWLEEYNDAK, from the coding sequence ATGCCCTTTGAGTTTGGTTGGGAAAATGCCGAGGAAATCGGCATCCAGTTGCAGGAGAGGTTCCCGGATACCGATCCACTTTCGGTGCGCTTCACGGACATGCACAAGATGATCACCGAACTGCCCGGCTTCACCGGCGACCCGGCGAAGTCCAACGAGGGCATTCTGGAAGCCATCCAGATGGCATGGCTGGAAGAGTACAACGACGCAAAGTAA
- a CDS encoding 2Fe-2S iron-sulfur cluster-binding protein, giving the protein MSEHHVELPEVDLSKPPTEGIVRVTFLPENKTVEFPFGTLPYDGHGQPMSFLDVAENYGIFLDHACGGVCACTTCHLYVKQGEAGLSDPEDDELDRVDLAAGPQTNSRLGCQAVITGPGTYVVEIPAWNRNYVQEGKPAAITAGKD; this is encoded by the coding sequence ATGTCAGAACATCACGTTGAACTGCCCGAAGTTGACCTTTCCAAGCCGCCCACCGAGGGCATTGTCCGCGTGACGTTCCTGCCAGAGAACAAAACGGTGGAATTTCCTTTCGGAACGTTGCCCTACGATGGTCATGGCCAGCCCATGAGTTTTCTGGATGTTGCAGAAAACTATGGCATTTTCCTGGACCACGCGTGCGGCGGCGTCTGCGCCTGCACCACCTGCCATCTGTACGTGAAGCAGGGCGAAGCAGGCCTCAGCGACCCCGAAGATGACGAGTTGGATCGCGTGGACCTGGCCGCAGGACCGCAGACAAATTCGCGCCTGGGCTGTCAGGCCGTCATCACAGGTCCCGGAACCTACGTGGTGGAGATTCCCGCGTGGAACCGCAACTACGTGCAGGAAGGCAAGCCCGCCGCCATTACGGCGGGGAAGGACTAA
- a CDS encoding DUF2306 domain-containing protein: MTPTTRHSHPHELTPLPSGLRVGFWLCIVVAIAVVMRRLLALGHSPSSTEPPDLQRLDQFFRSHASLTYVHIVVALLFVCILPLVYWSRTRLWQPVRTLFYLLGLVVGLTAFGMAAHPVGGVVEGAAVVVFNLLFLFSLLQSFRYWRRGDTIADRRWTLRATAIVLGIATTRPVMGVFFATARLTGWTPHQFFGPAFWIGFTINTVVMELVLRRRARSIE; this comes from the coding sequence ATGACACCGACGACACGCCATTCCCATCCACACGAGCTAACACCATTGCCTTCAGGGCTTCGGGTTGGCTTCTGGTTATGCATCGTGGTGGCGATTGCCGTCGTAATGCGGCGCCTGCTGGCTCTTGGGCACTCTCCGTCCTCCACAGAACCGCCTGATCTGCAGAGGCTGGACCAGTTCTTCCGTTCTCATGCTTCGCTGACCTATGTGCACATCGTCGTCGCACTGCTGTTTGTCTGCATCCTGCCGCTGGTTTACTGGAGCCGGACGCGGCTGTGGCAGCCGGTGCGGACATTGTTTTACCTGCTGGGGCTGGTTGTCGGGCTTACGGCCTTCGGCATGGCGGCGCATCCGGTGGGCGGAGTTGTCGAGGGTGCAGCAGTCGTCGTTTTCAACCTGCTGTTTCTCTTTTCCCTGCTGCAGAGTTTTCGCTACTGGCGCCGTGGCGACACCATCGCAGATCGGCGCTGGACACTGCGGGCCACAGCCATTGTGCTGGGTATTGCGACCACGCGGCCAGTGATGGGCGTTTTCTTCGCCACAGCGCGGCTCACTGGGTGGACGCCACACCAATTCTTCGGCCCCGCTTTCTGGATTGGCTTCACAATCAACACGGTTGTAATGGAGCTGGTGCTGCGCAGGCGCGCACGTTCGATAGAATGA
- the hscA gene encoding Fe-S protein assembly chaperone HscA produces the protein MAEQTRVVGIDLGTTNSLVAFLENGVPVVIPGEDGSKLVPSVVAIENGTVTVGNGARGTLLSSPANAVYSAKRLMGRGIDDVRDELSLFPFRIADDQKADEVLKLHVGDRVLTPPQISALVLEQLKKNAERYFGTAITRAVITVPAYFNDAQRQATKDAGRIAGLDVLRLVNEPTAAALAYGLDRAKEGTVAVYDFGGGTFDVSILKLHDGIFEVIATNGDTHLGGDDIDNLLLRIALDEIQHELGVAPTPEVVQTVRQAVIDVKIALSADNAAKFDIALSGGKKYQREITREQFEGLIQPVIARTAAPARQALKDAGMEPAQIDEVVLVGGSTRIPAVQALVDEVFQLSARGKKAHTELNPDEVVAMGAAVQADILAGGSAATSELLLLDVTPLSLGIEALGGVVAKIIQRNSTIPASATEHFTTGVDGQTNVAIHVVQGERELAKDCRSLARFDLKGIPPMTAGLPRIEVRFLIDANGILQVSAKEQRSGKAAEIEVKPTYGLSDDQVEEMILASFDHAEEDLEQRQLIEATNEANTIREAVAKGRNHAAWQQLTAHEIAEIDASEANLDATIQNKDYKDIRSAIDRLDKATRRFAELMMDTTLQQAMTGKTMEAAGENIGDGPAAPHPFAPAQIDDTKKEN, from the coding sequence ATGGCAGAACAGACACGCGTCGTCGGCATCGATCTTGGCACCACCAACTCACTTGTCGCCTTTCTTGAAAATGGCGTTCCGGTGGTCATTCCCGGCGAGGACGGGTCAAAGCTGGTGCCTTCGGTGGTGGCCATTGAAAACGGCACGGTGACCGTGGGCAATGGCGCGCGTGGCACGCTGCTGTCGTCGCCTGCGAATGCTGTCTACAGCGCAAAACGCCTGATGGGACGCGGCATTGATGATGTTCGCGATGAGTTGTCGCTGTTTCCCTTCCGCATTGCGGATGACCAGAAAGCGGATGAAGTGCTGAAGCTGCACGTGGGCGACCGCGTGCTGACACCGCCACAGATCTCCGCGCTGGTGCTGGAGCAGTTGAAGAAGAATGCTGAGCGTTATTTCGGCACAGCGATCACCAGGGCCGTAATCACCGTACCCGCGTACTTCAACGATGCGCAGCGGCAGGCTACGAAGGATGCGGGACGCATCGCCGGGCTGGATGTTCTGCGCCTCGTCAATGAGCCAACCGCAGCTGCGCTGGCCTACGGTCTGGATCGTGCGAAGGAAGGCACCGTGGCCGTGTATGACTTTGGCGGTGGCACCTTTGACGTGTCGATTCTGAAGCTGCACGACGGCATATTTGAAGTAATTGCCACCAACGGTGACACGCACCTGGGCGGCGACGACATTGACAACCTACTGCTGCGCATTGCGCTGGATGAAATTCAGCACGAGCTTGGCGTTGCACCTACGCCGGAAGTGGTGCAGACCGTTCGTCAGGCCGTGATTGATGTGAAGATTGCTCTGTCAGCGGATAATGCTGCAAAGTTCGACATTGCGCTGAGCGGTGGCAAGAAGTATCAGCGCGAAATCACACGCGAGCAGTTTGAAGGGCTGATTCAGCCAGTGATTGCGCGTACTGCTGCGCCAGCGCGGCAGGCACTGAAGGATGCGGGCATGGAGCCTGCGCAGATTGATGAGGTGGTCCTTGTCGGTGGATCGACGCGTATTCCCGCAGTGCAAGCGCTGGTGGATGAGGTTTTTCAGCTTTCGGCGCGAGGCAAGAAGGCGCACACAGAGCTGAACCCGGACGAAGTGGTGGCGATGGGCGCAGCAGTGCAGGCGGACATCCTGGCAGGTGGCTCTGCAGCCACCAGCGAACTTCTGCTGCTGGATGTGACTCCGTTGTCGTTGGGTATTGAGGCGCTGGGCGGAGTGGTTGCAAAGATTATTCAACGCAACAGCACCATCCCCGCAAGCGCTACAGAACACTTCACAACCGGCGTGGACGGCCAGACCAACGTGGCCATTCACGTGGTGCAGGGCGAGCGCGAACTGGCGAAGGATTGCCGCTCGCTGGCGCGGTTTGACCTGAAGGGTATTCCGCCAATGACCGCAGGATTGCCGCGCATTGAGGTGCGGTTCCTGATCGACGCGAACGGCATTCTGCAGGTGAGCGCGAAGGAACAGCGCAGCGGAAAAGCCGCCGAAATCGAAGTCAAACCGACCTACGGCCTGTCCGACGATCAGGTGGAAGAGATGATCCTCGCCTCGTTCGACCACGCGGAAGAGGACCTGGAACAGCGTCAGTTGATTGAAGCCACGAACGAGGCGAACACCATTCGTGAAGCCGTGGCAAAGGGCCGCAATCACGCCGCCTGGCAGCAGCTTACAGCCCATGAGATCGCGGAGATCGACGCTTCCGAGGCCAATCTGGATGCCACCATCCAGAACAAGGATTACAAGGACATCCGTTCTGCAATTGACCGGCTGGACAAGGCCACGCGGCGCTTTGCCGAACTGATGATGGACACCACGCTGCAGCAGGCCATGACCGGCAAGACGATGGAAGCCGCCGGCGAAAACATTGGCGACGGACCAGCCGCTCCGCACCCATTTGCACCGGCGCAGATCGACGACACAAAGAAAGAAAACTAG
- a CDS encoding VOC family protein — MSTVNIITGIRYRDCNRMIEWLKQAFGFTEHAVYRGDDGGVQHAELVLGNGMIMLGTVGTNPATADWYVQPDEAGNRVTSSIYLIVKDCAAAWEKAKAAGATVLMPLETKDYGGSGFSVRDPEGQIWSVGDYDPWATPKS, encoded by the coding sequence ATGAGCACCGTAAACATCATCACCGGCATCCGCTATCGCGATTGCAATCGCATGATTGAGTGGTTGAAGCAGGCGTTCGGCTTCACGGAACACGCCGTCTATCGCGGTGACGACGGTGGGGTGCAACACGCAGAACTCGTTCTGGGCAATGGCATGATCATGCTGGGAACCGTTGGGACAAATCCTGCAACAGCAGATTGGTATGTGCAGCCGGACGAAGCAGGGAATCGCGTGACTTCGTCGATCTATCTGATTGTGAAGGATTGCGCTGCAGCATGGGAGAAGGCAAAAGCTGCAGGCGCCACTGTACTCATGCCGCTGGAGACAAAAGACTACGGCGGCAGTGGCTTCAGCGTGCGCGATCCCGAAGGACAGATCTGGAGCGTGGGCGACTACGATCCCTGGGCAACGCCGAAGAGCTAA
- a CDS encoding diguanylate cyclase domain-containing protein, translated as MPIPQTDTPSLQHAALRRGEILRQLGLMEEVDEREFDELVELAAALCGKALSAMTLLDEETQLIKARMGFQGARTMPVRESICQYTVQSNQLLVVEDTVADARFGGPVGGGIRFYAGTPLTTMDGTAVGALCVMDTTPSALTPQQLRALEVLGRQLSSRIQLRERARAMADLLSERERAREMFVTILNNVPAQIYLKDETGKLRFYNRKVADRFSIDENAWLGKTSRDLWDEPTAERILQEDQAALESGKPQETFLDLKEADGRVSYWRTTKAPCQDSNGKPVLACCSIDLTEQRERERHLHEIQEELEEANRKLSSLALTDALTGLWNRRAFDSRLETAVISAQRSKQPLALMLLDVDHFKSINDRFGHSCGDDVLRNVATILNRTTRADEAVCRFGGEEFVILMPDTDAQGAMALGRRIREAMHAFHWEKEPVTISMGIAIWSRNWTSDDMVDNADAALYRAKEGGRDRFICYNCETQVV; from the coding sequence TTGCCGATCCCCCAAACCGACACACCATCGCTGCAACACGCTGCCCTTAGGCGTGGTGAGATTCTCCGTCAGCTTGGGCTGATGGAAGAGGTGGATGAGCGTGAGTTCGACGAACTGGTAGAACTTGCTGCGGCACTCTGCGGCAAGGCGCTGAGTGCGATGACGCTGCTGGATGAAGAAACACAACTCATCAAGGCGCGCATGGGCTTTCAGGGAGCCCGAACCATGCCTGTCCGTGAATCGATCTGCCAGTACACCGTGCAGAGCAATCAGCTCCTGGTGGTGGAAGACACCGTGGCAGATGCCCGGTTTGGTGGGCCTGTGGGCGGTGGGATCCGGTTCTACGCCGGCACGCCGCTCACCACCATGGACGGCACGGCTGTCGGAGCTTTGTGCGTCATGGATACGACGCCTTCGGCGTTGACACCGCAACAGCTTCGAGCTTTGGAGGTATTGGGACGGCAACTCAGCAGTCGTATCCAGTTGCGCGAACGCGCACGTGCGATGGCAGACCTGCTGTCAGAACGCGAACGCGCTCGCGAAATGTTCGTGACCATCCTGAATAACGTTCCTGCTCAGATATATCTGAAAGACGAGACTGGCAAGCTTCGCTTCTATAACCGCAAAGTCGCCGACCGATTTTCCATTGACGAAAACGCGTGGCTGGGTAAGACCAGCCGCGATCTGTGGGACGAGCCGACCGCCGAGCGAATTCTTCAGGAGGACCAGGCCGCACTGGAGTCGGGCAAACCGCAGGAAACGTTCCTGGACCTGAAGGAAGCGGATGGAAGAGTGAGCTATTGGAGAACCACAAAGGCCCCGTGCCAGGACTCTAACGGCAAGCCGGTCCTGGCCTGCTGCTCCATCGATCTGACGGAACAACGTGAACGCGAACGCCACCTGCACGAAATTCAGGAAGAGCTGGAAGAGGCAAATCGCAAGTTGAGTTCACTGGCGTTGACCGATGCTTTGACCGGCCTGTGGAATCGCCGCGCCTTCGATTCCAGGCTGGAAACCGCTGTCATCAGCGCACAGCGAAGCAAACAGCCTCTGGCGCTGATGCTGCTGGATGTGGACCACTTCAAGAGCATCAACGACCGCTTTGGTCACTCCTGTGGCGATGATGTTCTGCGCAACGTGGCGACCATTCTGAACCGCACCACCCGCGCAGACGAGGCGGTATGCCGCTTTGGCGGAGAAGAGTTTGTCATTCTGATGCCGGACACAGATGCGCAGGGAGCCATGGCGCTGGGTAGACGCATCCGTGAAGCCATGCACGCCTTCCACTGGGAAAAAGAGCCGGTCACCATCAGCATGGGCATTGCCATCTGGAGCAGGAACTGGACGTCGGATGACATGGTGGACAATGCCGACGCAGCACTCTACCGCGCCAAGGAAGGCGGGCGTGATCGCTTCATCTGTTACAACTGCGAGACGCAGGTGGTTTAG
- a CDS encoding MBL fold metallo-hydrolase: protein MPIEFLATDDDALIRGRARVGDAEIVVCTDGTCLFDGGAMFGVVPKTLWSRKVEADEKNRVMLGLNCVVVKIGGMNVLIETGFGNKIAPKLKEIYATQERLPSSLEAAGIAPEDIDIVINSHLHWDHCGWNSVPDADGNAVPYFPNAQYIAHRGEVEHGRHQWERDRISYVAENYEPMIATGQMRLVEGTHAEVIPGVTLECYPGHTRHCMAVHIESGGEHSCFVSDLIPTSAHLDLGWVMGFDLDPLRTMEERKRFYSRAIPEDWLILFPHDHRRCMTRLQKDSTGRNVIMKD, encoded by the coding sequence ATGCCGATTGAGTTTCTTGCAACAGACGATGATGCTCTGATCCGTGGACGCGCCCGTGTGGGCGATGCCGAGATTGTGGTGTGTACCGATGGCACTTGCCTCTTTGATGGTGGAGCCATGTTTGGCGTGGTGCCGAAGACGCTGTGGTCGCGCAAAGTGGAAGCCGATGAGAAGAACCGCGTGATGCTTGGGCTGAACTGCGTGGTGGTGAAGATCGGCGGCATGAACGTGCTGATTGAGACCGGCTTCGGCAACAAGATTGCTCCGAAACTGAAGGAGATTTACGCCACGCAGGAGCGACTCCCCTCTTCGCTGGAAGCTGCAGGAATCGCGCCGGAAGATATCGATATCGTCATCAACTCGCATCTGCACTGGGACCACTGCGGATGGAACAGCGTGCCGGATGCGGATGGCAATGCGGTGCCGTATTTCCCGAACGCGCAATACATTGCGCATCGCGGCGAAGTGGAACATGGACGCCATCAGTGGGAGCGCGACCGCATTAGCTATGTCGCTGAGAACTATGAGCCCATGATTGCCACAGGGCAGATGCGGCTGGTGGAAGGAACGCACGCCGAGGTGATTCCCGGCGTGACACTGGAGTGCTATCCGGGGCATACGCGGCATTGCATGGCAGTCCACATTGAGAGCGGCGGCGAACATTCGTGCTTTGTCAGCGACCTGATCCCCACCAGCGCGCACCTTGACCTGGGATGGGTGATGGGGTTCGATCTGGACCCACTGCGGACCATGGAAGAGCGCAAGCGCTTCTATTCCCGGGCCATTCCCGAAGACTGGTTGATCCTTTTCCCACACGATCACCGCCGATGTATGACACGGTTACAAAAGGACTCGACGGGACGCAACGTCATCATGAAAGATTGA